A part of Aegilops tauschii subsp. strangulata cultivar AL8/78 chromosome 2, Aet v6.0, whole genome shotgun sequence genomic DNA contains:
- the LOC141041027 gene encoding uncharacterized protein, producing MTVLSWNCRGLGQPRTVQELVCLVHTYKPKLVFLSETRQSNACGKRKEWRPVGSKPSHPFRYEHMWEQVESLQRTIEEGWRGSGEATNLQDVGAKISNMEHVLRTWAERDFGSVLKKTAEFRRKLSILWSSPNSAENQQKIKRCEAELDEILLQEELMWRQRSRVTYLREGDRNTKWFQRKATWRMKKNEISRLLDSSGVWKEDKEGIQDITRSFFQNLYEKEHGVEPQAVLNLVETKVTEEMNSALTKPFTEKEVTDSLFQIGLLKAPGPDGLLARFYQRNWESCEMTWSGAF from the exons ATGACGGTATTAAGTTGGAACTGCCGGGGTCTTGGGCAGCCCCGGACAGTTCAAGAGCTCGTGTGCCTAGTGCACACATACAAGCCTAAGCTTGTGTTCCTCTCTGAAACGCGGCAGAGCAATGC ATGTGGGAAGAGGAAAGAGTGGAGACCTGTAGGATCAAAACCTTCCCACCCCTTTCGCTACGAACATATGTGGGAACAAGTGGAGTCGCTGCAGAGAACGATCGAGGAGGGGTGGAGAGGTTCAGGCGAAGCTACAAACCTACAGGATGTGGGTGCAAAAATCAGTAATATGGAGCATGTACTGAGGACGTGGGCTGAGAGGGACTTTGGATCAGTTCTAAAGAAAACTGCTGAATTCAGAAGAAAGTTGAGCATCTTGTGGAGCTCTCCTAATTCGGCCGAGAATCAACAGAAGATCAAGAGGTGTGAGGCAGAACTGGACGAAATTCTTTTGCAGGAAGAACTGATGTGGAGACAGCGATCACGGGTAACTTACTTGCGCGAAGGGGATCGCAATACCAAATGGTTTCAAAGGAAAGCAACATGGAGGATGAAGAAAAATGAGATTAGCAGATTGTTAGACAGTAGTGGAGTGTGGAAAGAGGACAAAGAGGGGATACAAGATATCACGAGAAGCTTCTTTCAAAACCTATATGAAAAGGAACATGGGGTAGAGCCACAGGCTGTGTTAAATTTGGTGGAAACAAAGGTTACGGAGGAGATGAATTCAGCTCTAACAAAGCCCTTCACTGAGAAAGAAGTGACTGACTCCTTGTTTCAGATTGGACTTTTGAAAGCTCCAGGCCCGGATGGTTTACTAGCTAGGTTCTATCAGAGAAATTGGGAGTCTTGCGAGATGACGTGGTCAGGGGCGTTCTAA